One Halorientalis litorea DNA segment encodes these proteins:
- a CDS encoding acetyl/propionyl/methylcrotonyl-CoA carboxylase subunit alpha, whose product MFDKVLVANRGEIAVRVMRACEDLGVDTVAVYSEADKHSGHVRHADEAYNVGPARAADSYLDHDTIIETAQKADADAIHPGYGFLAENAEFARKVEETEGVTWVGPAGDAMERLGEKTKARNVMSDADVPIVPGTDPITDPEEVEAFAEEHGYPIAIKAEGGGGGRGMKIVREESEIEEQLESAKREGEAYFDNDSVFLERYLEDPRHVEVQIIADHHGNVRHLGERDCSLQRRHQKVIEEGPSPALTDELREQIGEAARRGVDAADYYNAGTVEFLVEEDPDRDDGDLLGPDTDFYFLEVNTRIQVEHTVTEEITDIDIVKWQLRVAAGEELSFSQDDVDVEGHAMEFRINAENAAEEFAPATGGELEVYDPPGGIGVRMDDALRQGDDLVTDYDSMIAKLIVYGSDREECITRSQRALAEYDIEGIPTIIPFHRLMLTDDTFVAGKHHTKYLDEELDPERIDEAQEKWGPGDTEAEDDDEDVVEREFTVEVNGKRFQVNLEERGGAPIPAGGGGGGNGQPQRRSGGGGGGGGSGGGGGDAAAAVDGQQVTAEMQGTILEVGVEEGEEIASGDVVCVLEAMKMENDVVAPRGGTVAQVAIAEGDSVDMGDLLIVLE is encoded by the coding sequence ATGTTCGACAAGGTTCTCGTCGCCAACCGCGGCGAGATAGCAGTTCGGGTGATGCGAGCGTGTGAAGACTTGGGCGTCGATACTGTCGCCGTTTACAGCGAGGCCGACAAACACAGCGGCCACGTCCGGCACGCGGACGAGGCGTACAACGTCGGTCCGGCACGGGCCGCCGACTCCTACCTCGACCACGACACCATCATCGAGACGGCACAGAAAGCCGACGCGGACGCCATCCACCCCGGCTACGGCTTCCTCGCGGAGAACGCGGAGTTCGCCCGCAAGGTCGAGGAGACGGAAGGCGTCACGTGGGTCGGTCCCGCCGGAGACGCCATGGAGCGTCTCGGCGAGAAGACCAAGGCTCGAAACGTGATGTCCGACGCCGACGTGCCCATCGTCCCCGGGACGGACCCGATTACGGACCCCGAGGAAGTCGAGGCGTTCGCGGAGGAACACGGCTACCCGATAGCAATCAAGGCCGAGGGCGGTGGCGGTGGCCGGGGGATGAAAATCGTCCGGGAGGAGAGCGAAATCGAGGAGCAACTGGAGAGTGCAAAGCGCGAGGGTGAGGCGTACTTCGACAACGATTCGGTCTTTCTGGAGCGGTACCTCGAAGACCCGCGCCACGTCGAGGTCCAGATTATCGCGGACCACCACGGCAACGTCCGGCACCTCGGCGAGCGTGACTGCTCGCTCCAGCGTCGTCACCAGAAGGTCATCGAGGAAGGTCCCAGTCCCGCCCTGACGGACGAACTGCGCGAACAAATCGGCGAGGCCGCACGCCGCGGCGTCGACGCCGCCGACTACTACAACGCGGGGACCGTCGAGTTCCTCGTCGAGGAGGACCCGGACCGGGACGACGGCGACCTGCTCGGCCCCGACACCGACTTCTACTTCCTCGAAGTCAACACCCGAATTCAGGTCGAACACACCGTCACCGAGGAGATTACCGACATCGACATCGTGAAGTGGCAACTGCGGGTCGCGGCCGGGGAGGAACTCTCCTTCTCGCAGGACGACGTGGACGTCGAGGGCCACGCGATGGAGTTCCGCATCAACGCCGAAAACGCCGCCGAGGAGTTCGCGCCCGCGACGGGCGGTGAACTGGAGGTGTACGACCCGCCGGGCGGCATCGGCGTGCGGATGGACGACGCCCTCCGGCAGGGCGACGACCTCGTGACCGACTACGACTCGATGATAGCCAAACTCATCGTGTACGGGTCCGACCGCGAGGAGTGTATCACCCGCTCCCAGCGCGCCCTCGCCGAGTACGACATCGAGGGCATCCCGACCATCATCCCGTTCCACCGGTTGATGCTCACCGACGACACCTTCGTCGCGGGCAAACACCACACGAAGTACCTCGACGAGGAACTCGACCCCGAGCGCATCGACGAGGCACAGGAGAAGTGGGGGCCGGGCGACACCGAGGCCGAGGACGACGACGAGGACGTCGTCGAGCGCGAGTTCACCGTCGAGGTCAACGGCAAACGCTTCCAAGTCAACCTCGAAGAGCGCGGCGGCGCGCCCATCCCGGCCGGTGGCGGTGGCGGCGGCAACGGACAGCCCCAGCGTCGGAGCGGTGGCGGTGGTGGCGGCGGTGGCAGCGGTGGTGGCGGCGGTGACGCGGCCGCCGCCGTCGACGGCCAGCAGGTCACCGCGGAGATGCAGGGGACCATCCTCGAAGTCGGCGTCGAGGAGGGCGAGGAAATCGCCTCCGGCGACGTGGTCT
- a CDS encoding cupin domain-containing protein, whose protein sequence is MEHTAIADLDPFEHPAGATDGARALSDVLGTEEVALNHYTLEPGDACDGGYHTHLDQEEVFYVLSGAVTFDTEDGERVVETDEVIRFAAGEYHHGQNEGDEAAEVLALGAPGARHDWGKIRVPVACPECEDVDALGVEFGSDGGSLRCPECGTTVG, encoded by the coding sequence ATGGAACACACGGCAATCGCGGACCTCGACCCGTTCGAGCATCCCGCGGGCGCGACGGACGGTGCGCGCGCGCTCTCGGACGTGCTCGGGACCGAAGAAGTGGCACTCAACCACTACACGCTGGAACCGGGGGACGCGTGTGACGGCGGCTACCACACGCACCTCGACCAGGAGGAAGTGTTCTACGTTCTCTCGGGGGCGGTGACGTTCGACACCGAGGACGGCGAGCGAGTCGTCGAGACGGACGAGGTTATCCGCTTCGCCGCCGGCGAGTACCACCACGGGCAGAACGAGGGCGACGAGGCGGCGGAAGTGCTGGCACTCGGCGCGCCCGGCGCGCGCCACGATTGGGGGAAAATTCGCGTCCCCGTCGCGTGCCCCGAGTGTGAGGACGTGGACGCGCTCGGTGTCGAGTTCGGGAGCGACGGCGGGTCGCTCCGCTGTCCCGAGTGCGGGACGACGGTCGGGTGA
- a CDS encoding acc operon protein → MTEDRTGTDAALLAAIAAELENADADEAAAIAVALGAHLSDRERAAAAAATDDATPGWEGRRWAYAGRLGRKHGRHVRVPESAPADPWAAASRADRL, encoded by the coding sequence ATGACCGAGGACCGCACAGGCACGGACGCAGCGTTGCTGGCGGCCATCGCGGCGGAGTTGGAGAACGCCGACGCGGACGAGGCCGCCGCCATCGCCGTCGCGCTCGGTGCCCATCTCAGTGACCGCGAACGCGCGGCCGCCGCCGCGGCGACGGACGACGCGACCCCCGGCTGGGAGGGCCGTCGCTGGGCCTACGCCGGGCGACTCGGACGCAAGCACGGCCGCCACGTCCGCGTGCCGGAGTCGGCACCCGCGGACCCGTGGGCCGCCGCCAGCCGCGCCGACAGACTGTAG
- a CDS encoding acyl-CoA carboxylase subunit beta, with protein MTMEERVAELREKKREAELGGGEDRIEAQHDRGKKTARERIDYFLDDGTFNEIDTLREHRSTNFDMDEREMPGDGVVTGYGEVDGRKVFVFAHDFTVMGGSLGEAFAQKVCKIMDKAVETGCPIIGLNDSAGARIQEGIDSLAGYADIFHRNQLASGVVPQISAIMGPCAGGAVYSPAITDFIFMVQDTSHMFITGPDVIETVTGEEVGFEELGGAQTHATESGVSHFTAAAEEEALDDIKYLLSFLPQNNVEDPPRVEPWDDPEREPDELLDIVPEVPQKPYDMREVIGLIADENSFFEVAEGYARNLTTGFARLDGRSVGVVGNNPHVNAGTLDIDASMKGARFVRFCDAFNIPILTFVDVPGFMPGTDQEHDGIIKHGAKLLYAYSEATVPLLTVITRKAYGGAYDVMASKHVGADMNYAWPTAEIAVMGPQGAVNVLYDDELADADDVEARRQELIDEYRDAFANPYTAAQRGFVDDVLEPAETRSRLISDLEMVRNKRKDHPDRKHGNIPL; from the coding sequence ATGACGATGGAAGAACGCGTCGCGGAACTCCGTGAGAAGAAACGCGAGGCCGAACTCGGCGGTGGCGAGGACCGCATCGAGGCTCAACACGACCGGGGGAAGAAGACAGCCCGCGAACGCATCGACTACTTCCTCGACGACGGGACGTTCAACGAAATCGACACGCTCCGGGAACATCGGTCGACCAACTTCGACATGGACGAACGGGAGATGCCCGGCGACGGCGTGGTGACCGGCTACGGCGAAGTCGACGGCCGGAAGGTGTTCGTCTTCGCCCACGACTTCACCGTGATGGGCGGGTCTCTCGGCGAGGCGTTCGCCCAGAAAGTCTGTAAGATAATGGACAAGGCAGTCGAGACTGGCTGTCCGATTATCGGGCTGAACGACTCCGCCGGCGCGCGCATTCAGGAAGGCATCGACTCGCTCGCCGGCTACGCCGACATCTTCCACCGCAACCAGTTGGCCTCCGGCGTCGTCCCCCAGATTTCGGCCATCATGGGGCCGTGTGCGGGCGGGGCCGTCTACTCCCCCGCTATCACGGACTTCATCTTCATGGTACAGGACACGAGCCACATGTTCATTACGGGGCCGGACGTCATCGAGACGGTCACCGGCGAGGAAGTCGGGTTCGAGGAGTTGGGCGGGGCACAGACCCACGCCACCGAGTCCGGCGTCTCCCACTTCACCGCCGCCGCCGAGGAGGAGGCACTGGACGACATCAAGTATCTGCTCTCGTTCCTTCCGCAGAACAACGTCGAGGACCCGCCCCGCGTCGAACCGTGGGACGACCCGGAGCGCGAACCCGACGAACTGCTGGACATCGTGCCGGAGGTACCACAGAAGCCCTACGACATGCGCGAGGTCATCGGCCTGATTGCCGACGAGAACTCCTTCTTCGAGGTGGCCGAGGGGTACGCCCGCAACCTCACCACCGGGTTCGCACGCCTCGACGGTCGGTCCGTCGGCGTCGTCGGCAACAACCCGCACGTCAACGCCGGGACGCTCGACATCGACGCCTCGATGAAGGGCGCGCGGTTCGTCCGCTTCTGTGACGCGTTCAACATCCCGATTCTGACGTTCGTGGACGTGCCCGGGTTCATGCCCGGTACCGACCAAGAGCACGACGGCATCATCAAACACGGCGCGAAACTGCTCTACGCGTACTCCGAGGCTACCGTGCCCCTGCTGACAGTCATCACGCGGAAGGCGTACGGCGGAGCGTACGACGTGATGGCGTCGAAACACGTCGGTGCGGACATGAACTACGCGTGGCCGACGGCCGAAATCGCCGTCATGGGGCCACAGGGCGCGGTGAACGTCCTCTACGACGACGAACTCGCGGACGCCGACGACGTGGAGGCCCGGCGGCAGGAACTCATCGACGAGTACCGCGATGCCTTCGCCAACCCGTACACGGCGGCCCAGCGTGGCTTCGTCGACGACGTGCTCGAACCAGCCGAGACGCGCTCGCGTCTCATCTCGGACCTCGAAATGGTTCGGAACAAGCGGAAAGACCACCCGGACCGCAAACACGGCAACATTCCGCTGTGA
- a CDS encoding universal stress protein, with protein sequence MYENILIPTDGSKTAERAVDQAVDIAGKYDATVHVLYVVDVDATSYSLGTEQVDRIRQGHIDDMPEVQADADEATEYVADLAAEHGLTVERHVRVGEPARAIRKFVEENDIDLVVMGSHGRSGLSRVILGSVTEKVLRRTRLPVLVVDVHGDDVETDAPPTQEE encoded by the coding sequence ATGTACGAGAACATCCTCATCCCCACGGACGGTAGCAAGACGGCAGAACGCGCGGTCGACCAAGCGGTCGACATCGCCGGAAAGTACGACGCGACGGTCCACGTCCTCTACGTCGTGGACGTCGACGCCACCAGCTATTCGCTGGGCACCGAACAGGTCGACCGCATCCGTCAAGGTCACATCGACGACATGCCGGAGGTACAAGCCGACGCCGACGAAGCGACGGAGTACGTCGCCGACTTAGCCGCCGAACACGGCCTCACCGTCGAGCGACACGTCCGCGTCGGTGAACCGGCCCGGGCGATTCGGAAGTTCGTCGAGGAGAACGACATCGACCTCGTCGTCATGGGTTCACACGGTCGCTCCGGCCTCTCGCGGGTCATCCTCGGGAGCGTGACGGAGAAAGTACTCCGCCGGACGCGACTCCCCGTCCTCGTCGTCGACGTACACGGGGACGATGTCGAAACCGACGCACCGCCGACACAAGAGGAATAG
- a CDS encoding sodium:solute symporter family transporter: protein MPLPLQAEALDISFKPTGAVIVFLMMASFLAIGYLFRVADTEGMWVAGRGIGFIENGMAIAANWMSAASYLGLAGLIALAGFYGLAFVIGWTTGYFVLLIFLAAQMRRFGKYTAPDFVGDRFNSPTARAIAAFTTLLIAYVYSVGQASGMGLVGQYVFGLDFVPMVIVMMAITVGYLALSGMLGATKGMAVQYVILIVAFLVGVFAVGWYHQGMVLPQIQYGAMISDLGNQFSEPFVNAPFYVWIATAFSLIFGTCGLPHVLVRFYTVENERTARWSTVSGLFFIMLLYWSAPAMAALGVDLFAADAGISASQVFAGAEAGGMSGAEGDVIVVLAAQLAQLPQWLVGFVAAGAMAAAIATTAGLFITASSAVAHDIYTELINPDATQRQQVLLGRATIVGIGALVTLTALDPPALIGELVALAFSLAAIVLFPMFFLGLWWENTNRQGALSGMTVGLVVWIAAVVNDLIMPFSELYGELVPAIGAALVGTPLVFAVTIIVSLATSDPPEHIKKMVRQCHSPEPMGQQQTAEDVVSTDGGQTPADD from the coding sequence ATGCCGCTCCCACTCCAGGCGGAGGCACTCGACATCTCGTTCAAACCCACCGGCGCGGTCATCGTCTTCCTGATGATGGCCTCGTTCCTCGCCATCGGCTATCTGTTCAGGGTCGCCGACACCGAGGGGATGTGGGTCGCCGGGCGTGGCATCGGGTTCATCGAGAACGGCATGGCCATCGCGGCGAACTGGATGTCCGCCGCCTCCTATCTCGGACTGGCGGGTCTCATCGCCCTCGCCGGGTTCTACGGCTTGGCGTTCGTCATCGGCTGGACGACGGGCTACTTCGTCCTGCTCATCTTCCTCGCGGCGCAGATGCGCCGCTTCGGGAAGTACACCGCACCCGACTTCGTCGGTGACCGCTTCAACTCCCCGACCGCACGCGCCATCGCCGCGTTCACGACGCTGCTCATCGCGTACGTCTACTCGGTCGGGCAGGCAAGCGGCATGGGCTTGGTCGGGCAGTACGTCTTCGGCCTCGACTTCGTTCCGATGGTCATCGTGATGATGGCGATTACGGTCGGTTACCTCGCGCTCTCGGGCATGCTGGGCGCGACGAAGGGGATGGCTGTCCAGTACGTCATCCTCATCGTCGCGTTCCTCGTGGGCGTGTTCGCCGTCGGCTGGTACCACCAGGGGATGGTCCTCCCTCAGATTCAGTACGGGGCCATGATTAGCGACCTCGGCAACCAGTTCTCGGAGCCGTTCGTCAACGCGCCGTTCTACGTCTGGATTGCCACCGCGTTCTCGCTCATCTTCGGGACCTGTGGCCTCCCGCACGTGCTCGTGCGGTTCTACACCGTCGAGAACGAGCGGACCGCGCGCTGGTCGACCGTCTCGGGGCTGTTCTTCATCATGCTCCTGTACTGGTCGGCCCCCGCGATGGCCGCGCTCGGCGTCGACCTGTTCGCGGCTGACGCCGGCATCTCGGCGTCACAGGTGTTCGCAGGGGCCGAGGCTGGCGGCATGAGCGGTGCGGAAGGGGACGTCATCGTCGTGCTGGCGGCCCAGTTGGCACAACTCCCGCAGTGGCTGGTCGGCTTCGTCGCGGCCGGTGCGATGGCCGCGGCGATTGCGACGACTGCCGGCCTGTTCATCACGGCCTCCTCGGCCGTCGCACACGACATCTACACGGAACTCATCAACCCCGACGCGACCCAACGCCAGCAGGTCCTGCTCGGCCGTGCGACCATCGTCGGCATCGGCGCGCTCGTGACGCTCACCGCGCTCGACCCGCCGGCACTCATCGGCGAACTCGTCGCGCTCGCGTTCTCGCTCGCGGCCATCGTGCTGTTCCCGATGTTCTTCCTCGGCCTGTGGTGGGAGAACACCAACCGTCAGGGCGCGCTCTCCGGGATGACCGTCGGCCTCGTCGTCTGGATTGCGGCCGTGGTCAACGACCTCATCATGCCGTTCAGCGAGTTGTACGGCGAACTCGTGCCGGCCATCGGGGCCGCACTCGTCGGGACGCCCCTCGTGTTCGCCGTGACCATCATCGTCTCGCTCGCGACCAGTGACCCGCCGGAACACATCAAGAAGATGGTCCGGCAGTGTCACAGCCCGGAACCGATGGGCCAGCAACAAACCGCCGAAGACGTCGTCAGCACCGACGGGGGCCAGACCCCCGCGGACGACTGA
- a CDS encoding DUF4212 domain-containing protein, with the protein MTENNSHEPADDAVVDTDGGTVTGAAQHHRDTDYLNREVNLLKPSTPFMRDHLKLVWGSFAVWVLATWGPVVATFLAPSTMTSLTILGFPAHYFMVALFAPTSSLVLAAIYARRRDKLDEKYGINTTAPTGTASGSGEKAATDGGVNE; encoded by the coding sequence ATGACAGAGAACAACTCACACGAACCGGCCGACGACGCGGTGGTCGATACCGACGGTGGCACTGTCACCGGTGCCGCACAGCACCACCGCGACACCGACTACCTGAATCGCGAAGTGAACCTCCTGAAACCGAGCACGCCGTTCATGCGTGACCACTTGAAACTGGTCTGGGGCAGTTTCGCCGTCTGGGTTCTCGCCACGTGGGGGCCAGTCGTAGCGACGTTCCTCGCGCCGAGTACGATGACGTCGCTGACCATCCTCGGGTTCCCGGCGCACTACTTCATGGTCGCCCTGTTCGCCCCGACGAGTTCGCTCGTGCTGGCGGCCATCTACGCCCGCCGCCGGGACAAACTCGACGAGAAGTACGGCATCAACACCACCGCCCCGACCGGGACTGCCAGCGGGTCCGGTGAGAAGGCGGCCACCGACGGGGGTGTGAACGAATGA
- the acs gene encoding acetate--CoA ligase produces the protein MSEDGESAGELEARLPDGETFEPPASFVEQANVSDEGIYEAFEEDWPACWERAADLLDWDDDYDTVLNDSDAPFYEWFTGGSLNASYNCVDRHVEAGRGDEAAIEWVGELGETRTYTYDDLHREVNEFAAALRELGVAEDDVVTLYMPMIPELPVAMLACARIGAPHSVVFAGFSADALATRMESADSEYLVTCDGYYRRGDVLPHKEKADEGLASVGHDVTTIVADRTGEEYDHPMADGEHDFDELLAAHEGATVEPVQRDAEDMLFLMYTSGTTGKPKGVKHTTGGYLSYVSWTAHAVLDIKPEDTYWCSADIGWITGHSYIVYGPLALGTTSVMYEGTPDYPEKDRLWEIVEDYDVTQLYTAPTAIRAFMKWGAEYPNRHDLSSLRLLGTVGEPINPRAWKWYYKHIGDESCPVVDTWWQTETGGMMITTLPGVGEMKPGSAGPPLPGISANVLDQSGDPVDPGEAGYLTVDKPWPGMLRTLYRNDERFVEEYWREYSDPEDDEWVYFPEDGAKLDEDGYITVLGRVDDVINVSGHRLGTMELESAIVGVEGVAEAAVVGGDHDIKGEAVYAYVITEDGHEGDEALRERIVTGVEDAIGPIARPEDVIFTPELPKTRSGKIMRRLLEDIANGDELGNTNTLRNPEIVDDIAGKVGGD, from the coding sequence ATGTCCGAAGACGGTGAATCAGCCGGTGAACTCGAAGCGCGATTGCCGGACGGCGAGACGTTCGAGCCACCGGCGTCGTTCGTCGAACAGGCGAACGTGAGCGACGAGGGCATCTACGAGGCGTTCGAGGAGGACTGGCCGGCCTGCTGGGAGCGGGCCGCCGACCTGCTCGACTGGGACGACGACTACGACACGGTCCTCAACGACAGTGACGCTCCGTTCTACGAGTGGTTCACGGGCGGGTCGCTGAACGCGTCGTACAACTGCGTCGACCGACACGTCGAGGCGGGCCGCGGCGACGAAGCGGCCATCGAGTGGGTCGGCGAACTCGGCGAGACACGCACGTACACGTACGACGACCTCCACCGGGAGGTCAACGAGTTCGCCGCCGCCCTGCGTGAACTGGGCGTGGCCGAAGACGACGTGGTGACGCTGTACATGCCGATGATACCGGAGTTGCCGGTGGCGATGCTGGCGTGTGCCCGCATCGGCGCGCCTCACTCGGTGGTGTTTGCCGGCTTCTCCGCGGACGCACTCGCCACCCGCATGGAGAGTGCCGACTCGGAGTACCTCGTCACCTGTGACGGCTACTACCGCCGCGGCGACGTACTCCCGCACAAGGAGAAGGCCGACGAGGGCCTCGCCTCCGTCGGCCACGACGTGACGACAATCGTCGCCGACCGGACGGGCGAGGAGTACGACCACCCGATGGCCGACGGTGAACACGACTTCGACGAGTTGCTCGCGGCTCACGAAGGGGCGACGGTCGAACCCGTCCAACGTGACGCCGAGGACATGCTCTTCCTGATGTACACGTCGGGAACCACGGGCAAACCCAAGGGCGTCAAACACACCACGGGCGGGTACCTGTCCTACGTCTCGTGGACGGCCCACGCGGTGTTAGACATCAAGCCCGAGGACACGTACTGGTGTTCGGCGGACATCGGCTGGATTACCGGTCACTCCTACATCGTCTACGGGCCGTTGGCACTCGGCACGACCAGCGTGATGTACGAGGGGACGCCGGACTACCCGGAGAAGGACCGCTTGTGGGAAATCGTCGAGGACTACGACGTGACTCAGTTGTACACGGCACCGACGGCGATTCGGGCCTTCATGAAGTGGGGCGCGGAGTACCCGAACCGTCACGACCTCTCCAGTCTCCGTCTGTTGGGGACCGTCGGCGAGCCAATCAACCCCCGCGCGTGGAAGTGGTACTACAAGCACATCGGCGACGAGTCCTGTCCCGTCGTGGACACGTGGTGGCAGACCGAGACCGGCGGCATGATGATTACGACGCTCCCCGGCGTCGGCGAGATGAAACCGGGGTCGGCCGGGCCGCCACTGCCGGGCATCAGCGCGAACGTCCTCGACCAGTCCGGCGATCCGGTCGACCCCGGCGAGGCGGGCTACCTGACCGTCGACAAGCCCTGGCCGGGCATGTTGCGGACGCTGTACCGTAACGACGAGCGGTTCGTCGAAGAGTACTGGCGGGAGTATTCGGACCCCGAGGACGACGAGTGGGTGTACTTCCCCGAGGACGGAGCGAAACTCGACGAGGACGGCTACATCACCGTCCTCGGGCGTGTCGACGACGTCATCAACGTCTCGGGGCACAGGCTGGGGACGATGGAACTCGAATCGGCCATCGTCGGCGTCGAAGGTGTGGCCGAGGCTGCCGTCGTGGGCGGTGACCACGACATCAAGGGTGAGGCAGTCTACGCCTACGTCATCACCGAGGACGGCCACGAGGGTGACGAGGCGTTGCGCGAACGCATCGTCACGGGTGTCGAGGACGCCATCGGCCCCATCGCACGGCCCGAGGACGTCATCTTCACCCCCGAACTCCCCAAGACGCGCTCGGGGAAGATAATGCGCCGCCTGCTCGAAGACATCGCGAACGGCGACGAACTCGGGAACACCAACACGCTGCGGAACCCCGAAATCGTCGACGACATCGCCGGAAAGGTCGGCGGGGACTGA
- a CDS encoding bacterio-opsin activator domain-containing protein, with translation MVGGEAVADDGLTDWQYQQLRRATRTHREELVVRLGGEVGLRPAEMTRIRPAHVSTHSRDGRDHSLLTVLDESGAADRTAYLPPDVEHDFRQFVRAEGVDAEDRILPVTPRRVQMLVTEVAERAADRTGDGGLADASSRVLRRYFAHQTLTDEGVHPRVVQAVGGWDRLASLEPYFETPEPEDVVAAFADTSLSGSGPDAETATEAAPSADGDAGKPADDSRLDAVLDAVRDAGDALVRTSTADEAARTACAELVGDAYAVAVFCEHSGDDVRVVAGAGVADAAAVPLGTASAVTEARETGALRATRDVRDDPAFANWGDHAAEVGYRAGAAVPVAHGETTHGVLCVGAETADAFTDRERTLLATLGTRIGSAITAAQQRKTLLADTAVELELRSTDPASFFVAASAEHDCTFALEGVVPGEDRSLLYFVAVENVPPDSLLEWVNDHESVADARLVREYEDEALFEFVVVGPDPSKALVQRGATVREMVASSGQQRVVSEVPSDADIRALLDAITDAFPATELVTKRERERPVETAAAFRSSLRDGLTEKQSAVLQAAYHAGYFEWPRGSTAEELADAIGITSPTLHNHLRRAQQKLLSEFFEGEGGRRQESPWDR, from the coding sequence ATGGTCGGCGGCGAGGCGGTCGCGGACGACGGACTCACCGACTGGCAGTACCAGCAATTGCGGCGCGCGACGCGGACGCATCGGGAGGAACTGGTCGTGCGACTCGGCGGTGAAGTCGGCCTCCGGCCCGCGGAGATGACCCGGATTCGTCCGGCCCACGTGTCGACACACTCCCGGGACGGGCGGGACCACTCGCTCCTCACGGTGCTGGACGAATCGGGGGCGGCGGACCGAACCGCGTACCTCCCGCCCGACGTGGAACACGACTTCCGGCAGTTCGTCCGTGCCGAGGGCGTCGACGCCGAGGACCGGATACTGCCGGTGACGCCCCGCCGGGTTCAGATGCTCGTCACCGAGGTGGCCGAACGCGCGGCCGACCGAACCGGGGACGGTGGCCTCGCCGACGCGTCGAGTCGGGTGCTCCGCCGGTACTTCGCCCACCAGACGCTCACCGACGAGGGCGTGCATCCGCGCGTCGTGCAGGCCGTCGGCGGGTGGGACCGCCTCGCCAGCCTCGAACCGTACTTCGAGACGCCGGAACCGGAGGACGTGGTCGCCGCGTTCGCCGACACGTCTCTCTCGGGGAGCGGTCCCGACGCGGAGACGGCCACCGAGGCTGCCCCGTCCGCCGACGGGGACGCCGGGAAGCCTGCCGACGACAGTCGTCTCGATGCCGTCCTCGACGCCGTCCGGGACGCCGGTGACGCCCTCGTCCGCACGTCGACTGCCGACGAGGCCGCACGGACGGCCTGTGCGGAACTCGTGGGCGACGCGTACGCCGTCGCGGTGTTCTGTGAGCACTCGGGCGACGACGTGCGAGTCGTGGCGGGCGCGGGCGTGGCGGACGCGGCGGCGGTCCCCCTCGGCACGGCGAGTGCCGTCACCGAGGCACGCGAGACAGGCGCGCTACGGGCGACGCGGGACGTGCGAGACGACCCCGCTTTCGCCAACTGGGGGGACCACGCCGCGGAGGTGGGCTACCGGGCCGGGGCCGCCGTGCCGGTGGCACACGGCGAGACGACACACGGGGTCCTCTGCGTCGGTGCCGAGACTGCCGACGCGTTCACCGACCGGGAGCGGACACTGCTCGCCACCCTCGGGACCCGTATCGGGAGTGCCATCACCGCCGCACAGCAGCGGAAGACGCTTCTCGCCGACACCGCCGTCGAACTCGAACTCCGGAGCACCGACCCGGCGTCGTTCTTCGTCGCGGCGTCGGCCGAACACGACTGCACGTTCGCGCTCGAAGGCGTCGTCCCCGGCGAGGACCGCTCGCTGTTGTACTTCGTGGCAGTCGAGAACGTCCCGCCCGACAGCCTGCTCGAATGGGTGAACGACCACGAGTCCGTCGCCGACGCCCGCCTCGTGCGCGAGTACGAGGACGAGGCCCTCTTCGAGTTCGTCGTCGTCGGCCCCGACCCCTCGAAGGCTCTCGTCCAACGGGGGGCGACGGTCCGCGAGATGGTCGCGAGTTCGGGCCAGCAGCGCGTCGTCAGCGAGGTGCCGTCCGACGCCGACATCCGCGCACTGCTCGACGCCATCACGGACGCGTTTCCGGCGACCGAACTCGTCACGAAACGTGAGCGTGAGCGACCGGTCGAGACTGCCGCCGCCTTCCGTTCCTCGCTCCGCGACGGCCTGACCGAGAAACAGTCGGCCGTCCTGCAGGCCGCCTACCACGCCGGCTACTTCGAGTGGCCCCGCGGGAGTACTGCCGAGGAACTGGCCGACGCCATCGGCATCACGTCGCCGACGCTCCACAACCACCTGCGCCGGGCACAGCAGAAACTCCTGAGCGAGTTCTTCGAGGGGGAGGGCGGCCGCCGTCAGGAATCGCCGTGGGACCGCTGA